One Fibrobacter sp. UWB2 DNA window includes the following coding sequences:
- a CDS encoding DNA-processing protein DprA, with product METKLSPENYPLALRASKYSPKQLFCKGSLPSNDKIGIAMVGTRRPSANAEELCRRLVDSLKPTNAVVVSGLAQGIDSFCHRAALDAGIPTIAVLAQGLDAKIEGERNTLAKRIIDAGGALLSEYEGDTPAYKGNFIARNRIISGLSQSTLVVQSRQKGGALLTAQFCLDEGKPLLACPGNFDCELYSGTNALLDSGHAKAVFIPESLRAVAGIPCLEGAKIEQLSTYGVQLSDGAQKVFDRFNGFRKTFSELQEDFDFKAPELLAILTELEISGLVSSKDNFQFYFNGA from the coding sequence ATGGAAACGAAACTCTCTCCCGAAAATTATCCGCTCGCCTTGCGTGCATCCAAGTATAGTCCCAAGCAACTCTTTTGCAAAGGCTCTCTCCCCTCCAACGACAAAATCGGCATCGCCATGGTCGGCACGCGACGCCCATCCGCCAACGCCGAAGAACTCTGCAGGCGACTCGTCGATTCGCTCAAACCCACAAATGCCGTTGTTGTTTCAGGGCTTGCACAGGGCATAGACAGCTTTTGCCACCGCGCAGCCCTCGATGCAGGCATACCCACAATAGCCGTCTTAGCGCAAGGGCTAGACGCCAAAATCGAAGGGGAACGCAACACCCTCGCCAAACGGATTATCGACGCAGGAGGCGCCCTATTGAGCGAATACGAAGGCGACACGCCTGCCTACAAGGGGAACTTCATCGCACGGAACCGCATCATCAGCGGGCTCAGCCAATCGACGCTCGTGGTCCAGAGCCGTCAAAAAGGAGGCGCCCTACTCACCGCGCAATTCTGCCTAGACGAAGGGAAACCTCTCCTCGCCTGCCCCGGGAACTTCGACTGCGAACTCTACAGCGGCACGAACGCGCTCCTCGACAGCGGGCACGCCAAAGCGGTCTTCATCCCCGAAAGTCTACGGGCAGTCGCCGGAATTCCATGCCTCGAAGGGGCAAAAATCGAGCAATTGAGCACATACGGGGTACAACTGTCGGACGGGGCTCAAAAAGTCTTTGACCGGTTTAACGGATTCCGCAAAACATTTTCGGAACTTCAAGAAGATTTCGACTTTAAGGCGCCAGAACTTTTAGCTATATTGACGGAGCTAGAAATATCTGGTCTAGTCTCGTCAAAGGACAACTTCCAATTCTATTTTAACGGAGCATAA
- a CDS encoding septum formation initiator family protein — protein MHIRLIIGIATAITFAFLVFHLLFGKNSIPEQRRIAREIELYQKQIDSLSKVIEERDELILKLKTDSLYKEEILRTRYGMSREGEKAFQLVK, from the coding sequence TTGCACATACGACTTATTATTGGAATTGCCACCGCGATAACCTTCGCGTTCCTGGTCTTCCATTTGCTGTTCGGCAAGAACAGCATTCCGGAGCAGCGTAGAATCGCAAGGGAAATTGAGCTTTACCAGAAGCAAATCGACTCTCTGAGCAAGGTCATCGAAGAGCGAGACGAACTCATCCTGAAGTTAAAGACCGATTCCCTCTACAAAGAAGAAATACTGCGCACCCGCTACGGCATGAGCCGTGAAGGCGAAAAAGCATTTCAGCTGGTGAAGTAG
- the mazG gene encoding nucleoside triphosphate pyrophosphohydrolase codes for MKYTFKDLVDIMARLRSENGCPWDRQQTTHSLLPYLVEESCEFIDAAQDGDKEHMCEELGDVLFQVVFHSQVCKEQGDFTIDDVIQGLCEKMVRRHPHVFGDAKVDTANDVSRRWERIKAQEKNNLKHAGESIMDKVSKSMPTLARSQDIIRRVAKVGFDWGEAAPVFDKAQEEFAEFRAEMEKISPENANVDRLEDEFGDIMFSLVNVARHCGFNANIALQRANNKFEKRFREVERRVKEQGQEIKDVGLEGLQKLWKEAKLNA; via the coding sequence ATGAAGTACACGTTTAAGGATCTCGTCGATATTATGGCTCGTCTGCGTTCGGAAAACGGCTGCCCGTGGGACCGCCAGCAGACCACGCATTCGCTGTTGCCATATTTGGTTGAAGAAAGCTGTGAGTTTATCGATGCCGCGCAAGATGGCGACAAAGAGCACATGTGCGAGGAACTCGGTGATGTGCTGTTCCAGGTGGTTTTCCATTCGCAGGTGTGCAAGGAACAGGGCGACTTTACGATTGATGACGTGATCCAGGGCTTGTGCGAAAAGATGGTGCGCAGGCATCCGCATGTGTTTGGCGATGCTAAAGTAGATACGGCAAATGACGTGAGCCGCCGTTGGGAACGCATCAAGGCTCAGGAGAAAAACAACTTAAAGCATGCGGGCGAGTCTATTATGGATAAAGTCAGCAAGAGCATGCCTACGCTTGCGCGCTCACAAGATATTATCCGCCGCGTGGCGAAAGTCGGTTTCGATTGGGGGGAGGCTGCTCCCGTGTTTGATAAGGCACAAGAGGAATTTGCGGAATTCCGTGCCGAGATGGAAAAGATTTCTCCCGAGAATGCAAACGTGGATCGCCTGGAAGATGAATTTGGCGACATCATGTTTAGCCTTGTGAATGTGGCTCGCCATTGCGGTTTCAACGCCAACATCGCACTGCAACGCGCGAACAACAAGTTCGAAAAGCGCTTCCGCGAAGTGGAACGCCGCGTCAAGGAACAGGGCCAGGAAATCAAGGACGTGGGCCTAGAGGGCCTGCAAAAGCTCTGGAAAGAAGCGAAGTTGAATGCTTAA